One genomic window of Elaeis guineensis isolate ETL-2024a chromosome 2, EG11, whole genome shotgun sequence includes the following:
- the LOC105055200 gene encoding uncharacterized protein, with protein MDQRIDFTALFCFLLLHFSTATFFIHCDARSSRHSQNSLGFQAVKHPHRSSQLKVSKHLDIFSSSDPNYVGSPYSLPPFDDIMGPTSSPDENPPYCVYPPLTPLPPSTILPPPVIPIQPSPPPPPVLTPNLPVYPTPPSPPALAPSPPEFVPSPPSYVPGPPPGIVPSPPTYIPGPPSGIVPSPPIYIPGPPSGFMPSPPIYIPGPPSGIVPTPPAYGPSPPSYVPNPPPSIVPSPPVFVPGPPIFLPPVVYPPPTGPAPPPGAPSRGLWCVAKPTVPDAIVQEAMNYACGSGADCDSIQPNGSCYQPDTLIAHASFAFNSYWQRTKVAGGTCDFGGTAMLVTKDPSYDGCRFIIY; from the exons ATGGACCAAAGAATAGACTTCACGGCGTTATTCTGCTTCCTTCTCCTCCATTTCTCTACTGCAACCTTCTTCATTCATTGCG ACGCAAGAAGCTCAAGGCATTCACAGAACTCCCTGGGCTTTCAAGCTGTGAAGCATCCACATAGAAGCTCACAACTTAAAGTATCAAAGCATTTGGACATCTTCTCGTCCTCAGATCCCAACTATGTAGGTTCTCCATACTCATTGCCACCATTTGATGATATAATGGGCCCCACCTCCTCCCCTGATGAAAACCCACCTTATTGTGTTTATCCCCCACTCACTCCCCTCCCACCTTCCACCATCCTTCCACCCCCAGTAATCCCCATTCAACCATCACCACCACCTCCCCCGGTCCTCACCCCGAACCTGCCAGTGTATCCTACACCACCAAGCCCACCTGCGCTCGCCCCAAGTCCACCAGAATTTGTGCCAAGCCCACCAAGCTACGTACCAGGTCCGCCACCCGGCATCGTACCCAGCCCACCAACCTACATACCGGGTCCACCATCCGGCATCGTACCAAGCCCACCAATCTACATACCGGGTCCGCCATCGGGCTTCATGCCAAGCCCACCAATCTACATACCGGGTCCACCATCCGGCATCGTGCCCACCCCACCAGCATATGGGCCCAGCCCACCCAGCTATGTACCCAACCCGCCGCCAAGCATCGTTCCGAGCCCACCGGTGTTCGTGCCAGGACCGCCCATCTTCCTACCTCCGGTGGTCTACCCACCACCGACTGGACCGGCGCCGCCGCCTGGCGCGCCTTCTCGGGGCCTTTGGTGCGTTGCGAAGCCCACCGTGCCAGACGCAATAGTCCAAGAGGCCATGAACTACGCATGTGGGTCAGGAGCGGACTGCGACTCCATCCAGCCCAATGGGTCGTGCTACCAGCCTGATACGTTGATCGCCCACGCTTCCTTCGCGTTTAATAGCTACTGGCAAAGGACAAAGGTGGCTGGAGGGACGTGCGATTTTGGGGGGACGGCCATGCTAGTGACGAAAGATCCAA GTTACGATGGTTGTCGTTTCATCATCTactaa
- the LOC109506194 gene encoding organic cation/carnitine transporter 2-like: protein MDNSTPLLPCRSSDAQFQPETKKKAVDDAIESCIGATGLAQLLRAIFVSLAWAFDSQQTFINVFTDAEPSWHCTRADDPLCSSALHPCGLPQGSWAWDHPEHASVVSEWSLECSGSAITGLPASAFFAGSLIGGLVLAPLADSLLGRKNMLFLSCLTMSLTGTLTAVSPNFWVYVSLRFICGFGRATVNSCALVLSTEMVAKRWRDRISIVGFFCFTLGFLSLPAVAYVEQGSSWRTLYAWISVPSFCYSILIHFLIQESPRWLLVRGRREEAIQTLKSIAASNGNIIDSSFSGLLTMEETRTVGTFAAMKMLWEKRWAFRRLAAIMTVGFGLGMVYFGMPLNLGNLGSNLYLSVTFNALAELPAALLTFFLVERMDRRSSLLVFTAISGVCSILCMFLRVEELRMAVEVVSFFSACTAFNVALIYSIELFPTCLRNSAISIVRQAITLGGTLAPILVGEGRRNSSLSFGVFGLVIAGCGLFSACLPETRGTTICDTMEEEESKEISSSTAAHK, encoded by the coding sequence ATGGACAACTCTACACCCCTTCTCCCTTGCCGCAGCTCCGATGCCCAGTTCCAACCAGAAACCAAAAAGAAGGCGGTGGACGATGCCATCGAGAGCTGCATCGGCGCCACCGGCTTGGCCCAGCTACTCCGAGCAATCTTCGTTTCACTAGCATGGGCTTTCGACTCCCAGCAAACCTTCATCAACGTCTTCACCGATGCCGAGCCCTCCTGGCACTGCACCCGCGCCGACGACCCGCTTTGCTCCTCGGCGCTCCATCCCTGTGGCCTGCCCCAAGGCTCCTGGGCCTGGGACCACCCCGAGCACGCATCAGTGGTATCTGAGTGGAGCCTCGAGTGTTCCGGCTCGGCCATCACCGGCTTGCCCGCTTCAGCCTTCTTTGCGGGCAGTCTCATCGGAGGACTCGTGCTGGCACCGCTTGCCGACTCTCTACTTGGCCGCAAAAACATGCTTTTCCTCTCATGCCTCACCATGTCGCTGACCGGAACACTGACGgcggtctccccgaacttctgggTCTACGTATCCTTGAGATTTATTTGTGGATTCGGGCGAGCTACGGTCAATTCATGCGCGCTCGTGCTGTCCACGGAGATGGTCGCCAAGAGGTGGCGGGATAGGATCAGCATCGTTGGATTCTTTTGTTTCACACTCGGCTTTCTATCATTGCCTGCTGTTGCCTATGTCGAACAGGGGTCATCTTGGAGGACCCTTTACGCTTGGATCTCCGTTCCTTCTTTCTGCTACTCCATTCTGATTCATTTCCTGATCCAAGAATCTCCGAGATGGCTTTTGGTACGTGGGCGAAGAGAAGAGGCCATCCAGACACTGAAGAGCATCGCAGCGTCAAATGGTAATATCATCGATTCTAGTTTCTCTGGCCTATTAACTATGGAGGAGACTCGAACTGTGGGCACCTTTGCTGCCATGAAGATGCTGTGGGAGAAGCGCTGGGCATTCCGGAGGTTGGCAGCGATCATGACGGTGGGCTTCGGGCTCGGAATGGTCTACTTTGGGATGCCATTGAATCTAGGGAACTTGGGGTCCAATCTCTACTTGAGTGTCACATTTAATGCATTAGCCGAGCTGCCTGCAGCACTGCTCACCTTCTTTCTCGTAGAGAGAATGGATCGAAGGAGCTCGTTGCTAGTATTCACCGCCATAAGCGGGGTGTGCAGCATCTTGTGCATGTTCTTGAGGGTCGAGGAGCTGCGGATGGCGGTGGAGGTTGTGTCCTTCTTCAGTGCCTGCACTGCCTTTAACGTGGCTCTGATTTATAGCATCGAGTTGTTTCCGACGTGCCTCAGGAACTCGGCGATCTCCATCGTGAGACAGGCTATTACGCTAGGAGGAACTTTGGCTCCTATTTTAGTAGGGGAAGGAAGGAGAAATAGTTCTCTGTCCTTTGGAGTGTTTGGGCTGGTGATCGCTGGTTGTGGGCTTTTTTCTGCCTGCTTGCCAGAGACGAGGGGGACTACCATATGCGACACCATGGAGGAAGAAGAGTCCAAGGAGATTTCTTCGTCCACGGCGGCCCACAAGTAA
- the LOC105053052 gene encoding organic cation/carnitine transporter 2-like, which yields MADSNPLLPPYTPSETQHPIRVKKAASPSFDDAIEHYIGRTSFSQLFQAFFASLSWVFDAQQTFINVFTDAEPKWRCIRPDDPSCSSASNPCSLPKGSWAWDLPEHTSIVSEWNLECSGSALAGLPASAYFIGCLIGGLLLATLADSLLGRKKMLFFSCLTMSLTGILTVISPNIWLYSALRFICGFGRATVLTCALVLSTEIVSQKWRDGVSIIGFFCFGLGFLSLPAMAYVNRGSSWRTLYLWTSVPSFCYSILLYFLVQESPRWLLVRGRREEAVHILKNIAASNGNVITSSFSTLVTPEDVENVGIFTAMKILWEKRWAFRRLIAIMTVAFGVGMVYYGMPLNVGNLTSNIYLSVTYNALAELPSSLITFFCIENFNRRSSSLILTTLSGMCSILCVFMKIEGLKMAVEVVSFFSACTALNVALVYSIELFPTCVRNSAISLVRQALVLGGVFAPILVVEGRKKSFLSFGVFGLVIGSCGLFAACLPETRGRSISDTMAEEEYKEISTSSNPSVV from the coding sequence ATGGCCGACTCCAACCCCCTTCTGCCTCCTTACACTCCGTCAGAAACTCAGCATCCAATTAGAGTAAAGAAGGCAGCATCACCATCGTTCGACGACGCCATCGAGCACTATATCGGCAGAACCAGCTTCTCCCAACTCTTCCAAGCATTCTTCGCTTCTCTCTCATGGGTTTTCGACGCCCAACAGACCTTCATCAATGTCTTCACTGATGCGGAGCCCAAGTGGCGTTGTATTCGGCCCGACGACCCATCATGCTCCTCGGCGAGCAATCCCTGCAGTCTCCCCAAGGGCTCATGGGCATGGGACCTCCCCGAGCACACCTCCATAGTGTCCGAGTGGAACCTCGAGTGCTCTGGCTCGGCCCTCGCCGGCTTGCCGGCATCCGCCTACTTCATTGGCTGCCTCATCGGAGGACTCTTGCTTGCAACACTCGCCGATTCGCTGCTCGGCCGCAAGAAAATGCTCTTCTTCTCCTGCCTCACCATGTCGCTCACCGGAATTCTCACCGTCATATCACCGAATATATGGCTCTACTCGGCCCTGAGATTTATTTGCGGGTTTGGACGAGCCACCGTCCTCACCTGCGCGCTCGTGCTATCGACGGAGATCGTCAGCCAAAAATGGCGAGATGGTGTCAGCATCATCGGATTCTTTTGTTTTGGGCTTGGCTTCTTATCTTTACCCGCTATGGCCTATGTTAATCGGGGGTCATCTTGGAGGACTCTCTACCTGTGGACCTCGGTTCCTTCTTTCTGCTACTCCATTTTGCTTTATTTTCTTGTCCAAGAATCTCCGAGGTGGCTCCTCGTACGAGGGCGAAGAGAAGAGGCCGTCCACATATTGAAGAACATCGCAGCGTCCAACGGTAATGTGATCACTTCTAGCTTCTCCACTCTAGTAACCCCGGAAGATGTGGAGAACGTGGGCATCTTCACCGCAATGAAGATTCTTTGGGAGAAGAGATGGGCTTTTCGGAGGTTAATTGCGATCATGACGGTAGCCTTTGGCGTCGGGATGGTCTACTATGGAATGCCGCTGAATGTAGGAAATTTGACATCCAATATCTACTTGAGCGTCACATATAATGCGTTAGCAGAGCTACCCTCGTCGCTCATCACATTCTTTTGCATCGAGAACTTTAACCGGAGGAGTTCATCGCTCATACTCACAACCTTGAGTGGGATGTGTAGCATCTTGTGTGTCTTCATGAAGATTGAGGGGTTAAAGATGGCCGTGGAGGTGGTGTCCTTCTTCAGCGCCTGCACTGCATTGAATGTAGCTCTGGTTTACAGCATTGAGTTGTTTCCTACGTGTGTCAGGAACTCGGCGATCTCACTGGTGAGGCAGGCTCTTGTGCTTGGTGGAGTGTTTGCTCCCATCTTGGTGGtagaaggaaggaagaagagttTCTTGTCTTTTGGAGTGTTTGGGCTGGTGATAGGCAGTTGCGGGCTGTTTGCGGCTTGCTTGCCGGAGACCAGGGGGAGGAGCATAAGCGACACCATGGCGGAAGAAGAGTACAAGGAGATTTCCACATCCAGTAACCCATCAGTAGTTTAA
- the LOC105053057 gene encoding LOW QUALITY PROTEIN: organic cation/carnitine transporter 2 (The sequence of the model RefSeq protein was modified relative to this genomic sequence to represent the inferred CDS: substituted 1 base at 1 genomic stop codon), translated as MANSTPLLPPYTPSETQHPKAASPSFDDAIEHYVGRTSFSQLFQAFFASLAWVFDAQQTFINVFTDAEPKWHCIRPDDPSCSSAGNPCGLPKGSWAWDLPDHTSIVSEWNLECSGSALAGLPASAYFIGCLIGGLLLATLADSLLGRKKMLFFSCLTMSLTGILTVISPNIWLYSALRFVCGFGRATVLTCALVLSTEIVSQKWRDGVSIIGFFCFGLGFLSLPAVAYVNRGSSWRTLYLWTSVPSFCYSILLYFLVQESPRWLLVRGRREEAVHILKNIAASNGNVITSSFSTLVTPEDVENVGIFTAMKILWEKRWAFRRLIAIMTVAFGVGMVYYGMPLNVGNLTSNIYLSVTYNALAELPSSLITFFCIENFNRRSSSLILTTLSGMCSIXLCVFMKIEGLKMAVEVVSFFSACTALNVALVYSIELFPTCVRNSAISLVRQALVLGGVFAPILVVEGRKKSFLSFGVFGLVIGSCGLFAACLPETRGRSISDTMEEEEYKEISTSNNPSVV; from the coding sequence ATGGCCAACTCCACCCCCCTTCTCCCTCCTTACACTCCGTCAGAAACTCAGCATCCAAAGGCAGCATCACCATCATTCGACGACGCCATCGAGCACTACGTCGGCAGAACCAGCTTCTCCCAACTCTTCCAAGCATTCTTCGCTTCTCTCGCATGGGTTTTCGACGCCCAACAGACCTTCATCAATGTCTTCACTGATGCGGAGCCCAAGTGGCATTGTATTCGCCCCGACGACCCATCATGCTCCTCGGCGGGCAATCCCTGCGGTCTCCCCAAGGGCTCATGGGCATGGGACCTCCCCGACCACACCTCCATAGTATCCGAGTGGAACCTCGAGTGCTCTGGCTCGGCCCTCGCCGGCTTGCCGGCATCCGCCTACTTCATTGGCTGCCTCATCGGAGGACTCTTGCTTGCAACACTCGCCGATTCGCTGCTCGGCCGCAAGAAAATGCTCTTCTTCTCCTGCCTCACCATGTCGCTCACCGGAATTCTCACCGTCATATCACCGAATATATGGCTCTACTCGGCCCTGAGATTTGTTTGCGGGTTTGGACGAGCCACCGTCCTCACCTGCGCGCTCGTGCTATCGACGGAGATCGTCAGCCAAAAATGGCGAGATGGTGTCAGCATCATCGGATTCTTTTGTTTTGGGCTTGGCTTCTTATCTTTACCCGCTGTGGCCTATGTTAATCGGGGGTCATCTTGGAGGACTCTCTACCTGTGGACCTCGGTTCCTTCTTTCTGCTACTCCATTTTGCTTTATTTTCTTGTCCAGGAATCTCCGAGGTGGCTCCTCGTACGAGGGCGAAGAGAAGAGGCCGTCCACATATTGAAGAACATCGCAGCGTCCAACGGTAATGTGATCACTTCTAGCTTCTCCACTCTAGTAACCCCGGAAGATGTGGAGAACGTGGGCATCTTCACCGCAATGAAGATTCTTTGGGAGAAGAGATGGGCTTTTCGGAGGTTAATTGCGATCATGACGGTAGCCTTTGGCGTCGGGATGGTCTACTATGGGATGCCGCTGAATGTAGGAAATTTGACATCCAATATCTACTTGAGCGTCACATATAATGCGTTAGCAGAGCTACCCTCGTCGCTCATCACATTCTTTTGCATCGAGAACTTTAACCGGAGGAGTTCATCGCTCATACTCACAACCTTGAGTGGGATGTGTAGCATCTAATTGTGTGTCTTCATGAAGATTGAGGGTTTAAAGATGGCAGTGGAGGTGGTGTCCTTCTTCAGCGCCTGCACTGCATTGAATGTAGCTCTGGTTTACAGCATTGAGTTGTTTCCTACGTGTGTCAGGAACTCGGCGATCTCACTGGTGAGGCAGGCTCTTGTGCTTGGTGGAGTGTTTGCTCCCATCTTGGTGGtagaaggaaggaagaagagttTCTTGTCTTTTGGAGTGTTTGGGCTGGTGATAGGCAGTTGCGGGCTGTTTGCGGCTTGCTTGCCGGAGACCAGGGGGAGGAGCATAAGCGACACCATGGAGGAAGAAGAGTACAAGGAGATTTCCACATCGAATAACCCATCAGTAGTTTAA